GAGTCGTCTGGGTCGTCCACCCACGAGGGAACCAATCCCCATTCGAGTTGGTCGATTTCGTCGGTCGCGTCGTTCTGAATCGTCGCCAACCTGTCGCCGGGTGCGATGTTGTATCGTGGCGTAATCGGCTTCGTTGCAGTCGCGTCGAAGCGCTCTTCGAGGACGGACTGCGGGACGAAGAGCGAGGTTCGTCCACACATGTGCGACAGTTCGACGCGGAGCGACATAGGTCGTGTCGTTAGTCACACCCTCCCGACAGAAAAGGGAGACCCGCGGCCGTTAGAAGAGAGACCGGCGACCGTTCGACTTGCTACGAACTCTGGCCGAGCAGATGCACGTAATCGTCGAGTGCCAGCGCAAAGTCGCCAGACGCCGGGAGTTCGACCCACGAGTACTCGAAGTCCATCCCCACTTCTTCGCCTTCGCCAGTGACGGTGTGAGTCCAGTGGTCGCGCGACTCGTCAACGTTCGCGTGGAAGAAGTGGCGAACGTACCGCTTCGGTGGTGAGTGACGACGAGTCCACACGTCAGTCGTCAGATACTGCGTCTCACCGACTGCGAGACCGCTCTCCTCCGTGATTTCTCGCAACACCGCGGTGTGCGGTTGTTCCCCCGACTCGATGGTTCCTTTCGGTATCTGCAACCCCTCGTGGCCTGGTCCTTCGAAGACCAGCAACTCGCGTCCGGTGGCCGACTCGGGGTCGTTTCGCGTGATGTATGCACACGCTTTCTGGACGTACGTCACGTCGTCTTCGACGTTCGTCACAACTTCGCAAACGTTCGTTCCGTCTTTTGCCGCCATTTTGTAGCAGAGGACAACGAATTACGATAAAAGGATTTCGGCAAGGCATATTAAATCATTCTAGGAATATAATCGGCTCTCACGGGAGAGGAACGAGAGAGAAGACCTGGTCGAAGCCTACTCGGCGATGTCGATGGCAGGGCGGCCGGGAGCGGCCTTCCCTGCAAGATTCGAATCGGCGTCGGCGTCCTGAACGACCACGTCGGCACCGAACTCGCGTTCGAGGAGCCACGCGGCACGTTCGAGGGCCTCGCGCTCGCGCTCCGGCGAAAGTTGCTCGTCCAGTGCTTCCGACTTGGCGGCCAAGTCCTTCGCGAAGTCGGCGGCATTGCTGCCGACCTCGCGCAGTTCTTCGTCGCCCATAATGGTGCCGACGACGTTGCCGTCCGCGTTCATCGCGATTTCGTGGGCGCGGTGCTTCCACTCCGGTGCGACGGCGAGCGTGATGGTTTGAGGGTCCTCGATGCCCACCGTATCCACGATATCGCGCACGTCTTCGCGGGTGTTCTCGACGAGTTGGCGCTCGGTGTCGTAGTCGTCGGGGGCGTCTGCGGCAGGCCAGTCGGCCTCCGCGACGAGGCCGTCTTCGCCCAGTCGGTTCCACGCTTCCTCGGCGACGTGGGGCGCGACTGGTGAGAGTAGCTTGACGGCGATTCGGAGGCCGCGTTCGAAGGTGTCGGCGTCCGGCGTGGTGTACTCCCGGTAGCGGCGCAGCAGGGAAATCATCTCTCGCACCGCCTGTAGCGCGTGGTTGAACCGGAAGGCTTCGAATTCGTCCGTTGCCTTTGCGACCGTGGCGTCGAGTTCACGGGCGACGTACTCCGAGACTGCGTGGTCACTGGGTTCTGCGTCGGCCGAAACCTCGCCGTCTGCATACTCCTCGACCAGTTTGTAGACGTTCTGGAGGAAGCTGTGAGCCGACTGGACGCCCTCGGGACTCCACGCGAACTCCTTCTCCGGCTGGGCGGCCTCCATGATGAACAGGCGGGCCGTGTCGGCACCGTACTCGTCGATGATGCGCTGTGGCGAGACGCCGTTGTCGCCGCTCTTGGACATCTTGTTGCCGTCTTCGCCCAGCACCATGCCCTGGTTGGTGAGGTTCCGGAACGGCTCTCGGGTCCCTTCGAGCAGGTCGATGTCGTCCAGCACTTTGGTGAACAGACGCGCGTACAGCAGGTGCATCACGGCGTGTTCGATGCCGCCGACGTACTGGTCCACCGGCATCCAGTCGCTGGCGCGCTCGCTATCGAACGGCGCACTGCCCAGGTCTGGCGAGACGAACCGCAGGAAGTACCACGAGGAGTCAACGAAGGTGTCCATCGTGTCCGTCTCGCGCACTGCATCGCCGCCACAGTCGGGACACTCGACGTGCTTCCAGTCCTCGGCGGCGTCCAGCGGATTCCCCGTGGTGTGGACGAACTCCGGCAGTTCGACGGGCAGGTCCTCGTCGGGGACCGGGACGTGGCCGCAGTCGTCGCAGTGAATCATCGGAATCGGGGTCCCCCAGTACCGCTGGCGGGAGACGCCCCAATCGCGCAGTCGGTAGTCCGTGCGGTTCTCGCCGTCGAAGACTTTCACGAATTTGTCGCGGGCTTCCTCGCTTTCGAGGCCGTCGTACTCGCCGCTGTTGACGAGGACGCCGTCTGGCGTGTAAGCGGCCTCCTGCACGTCAATTTCGTCGGGAGACACGTCGGCGTCAGGGTTCGGCTCTACGACCTGCTCGATTGGGATGTCGTGGGCCTCCGCGAAGGCGTGGTCGCGGTCGTCGTGAGCGGGCACAGCATAGAGGGCACCCGTGCCAACGTCGTCCAGCACGTAGTCGGCGACGTAGACCGGGATTTCCTCACCCGTGGCCGGATTCGTGGCGTACTCGCCGGTGAAGACGCCCGAGGTTTCCTCGATTTCGTCTTCGTCGGCGGCTTCGACGCGTTCGACGTATTCTGCAACGTCGTCGTTCTCCTCGGCGAGGTCCTGTGCGATTGGGTGGCCGGGCGACAGCGAGAAGAACGTCGCGCCGTGAATCGTGTCGAGACGAGTCGTGAAGATTTCGGCAGTTCCGTAGCCTTCGATTTCGAACTCGACGCTCGCGCCCTCTTGGCGGCCGATCCAGTTGCGCTGCATCTCCTTGACGTTGGCTGGCCAGCCGTCGAGGTCGTCTAATGCTTCGAGGAGTTCGTCGGCGTAGTCGGTGATGGTGATGAACCACTGGTCCATCTCGCGGTGTTCGATGGGCGTGTCACACCGCCAGCAGAGTTCGGCTTCGCCTTCGACCTGTTCGTCGGCGAGGACGGTCTCGCAAGAGGGACACCAGTTGAGTTCCGCGCTCTGGCGTTCGACCAGTCCCTCTTCGTGGAACTTGTTGAACAGCCACTGGTTCCACTGGTAGTACTCCGGTTCGCAGGTCGTAATCTCGCGCTCCCAGTCGTAGCCGAAGCCCATCGACTCGAACTGCTCGGTCATCGAGTCGATGCACTGCATCGTCCAGTCGCGCGGGTTCGTGTCGCGCTCCTCGGCGGCGTTCTCGGCGGGCAGACCGAACGAGTCCCAGCCCATCGGGTGCAAGACCGCTTCGCCGCGCAGTCGCTCGAATCGGGCGTACGCGTCGGTGATGGTGTAGTTCCGGACGTGGCCCATGTGGAGGCTCCCGGACGTGTAGGGGAACATCGCGAGGACGTACTTGGGGTCCTCGGCGCTGTCCTCGATGCGGAACACGTCGGCATCGTCCCACGCCTCCTGCCACTTGGGTTCGACTGCGGCGTGGTCGAACCCCCGCTCGCGCTGCTCGCCAGTTCCGTCGGTCATTATGCTCGAATTTCGGGCTACGACGGTACTATAGCTTTTCCTTCTGCCACAGAAGCGTACGTGGGGTGATTCGGGTGGTGGCGAGGGGTAGTATCGACTGTGACACTTTCCACGAGGAACGCGCAGTGACACCTTCAACTGGAAGCGACCGGTGACGCAAACTACCGGGTGGGACTGAAAGGGGCCGGGTGCGAGGCGCGCATCGCGCGCCTCGATGCGGAGCGCCGGAGGCGCGGAGCGCGCTCGCGTTTACGTGGTCGTCTCGGTGGCCTCTATTCGGCGCGCTGTTTGCGCCGAATATGTCGCCGAGACGACCGCGAGCGGCCGGGGGCTTTCTACGAGGAAGTTGTGGTTATGCAGGTTGCTACGTAGAGATAGCCGAACAGAGGAAGCTAGCTACTCCCGGTACCAAGGAGAAACCGCACAGCACCGCAACCGCCTCAGCCACACACCTCCCCAACCGACTGCGGTCCTCGGTCTCCGCTACGCTCCGACCTACGGTCCTCGTCCCTCGCACGAGTTCGGCGTGACCACGAGGGTCACGCCAGCGCGCGCCGACTGGATGCTGAACGATAGTCACAGTCAGAAAAACGGTCTACGGATTTCGGAACCAACGATTAATTAGTCGCACGTGGTACGCCGTCAGGATGCACTGGGAACGGAGGCGGGACCTCGAAGGGGGCAAAGAACTGGGCGTGTGGCTCCTCGTGGACGACGAAACCGTCGAGACCGAACTCTACGTCGAGTCTCACGAGTATCGTGGCGGCAAGTTCGACGTGTATACCACGAGCGCCAAGGACGACGAGTGGGCACACCACGGCGAGTTCGAGACGCCACACGAGGCGTTCGAGCAGGCGCGCTCGATGCTAGAAGCGAGTCCGCACGAGGTGCGGGAACTGTAGACGAGCGCCGACTATCTTCCGAGTGATAGTTTACCGTGTTATCCAGTATATAGCACTCGTTACCGGGTCGTTAGAGCAATTTTTGGGAGCGTAAAATCGCAAGACTGCGCCGGAATCGTCTCGTCAGTTGTCTCTCGACGTAGTATATCTGCGAAGCGAGCGGAACGGTCGAAAACGGAATGGAGCGTTACTGGGGCTTAGGAGCCTCGCTAGTGTACTTTCTCGTATGTCCAAAAGTAGTTCTCCGTCCAGCGGCCACCGACCGGGGACTGGCTCCACGGTCGATTTCGAGACCCGGTTCGACGTGCGCAGCAACTCGCTCCGTCGGACAGTCATCTCCGTGCTTCACGAGGCGCAGGTGTTGACTCGCGGGGAACTGACCGAAGCAGTTGCCGAGACCGTAGACGAGACCACGGAGGGCTCCGACCGCCAGACCCGGCGACGAGTGCGCTTCTCGCTCGCGCACAACCACCTTCCGCGCATGGAGGAAGCGGGCATCGTCGAGTTCGACAGGAAGACCGTCGCCGCGACGCCTCGACTCGACGAACTCGCCAGCCCCCGTATCGACGAGTTTCAGCTGACCCAACACGCCTGACAAACCATGGTCTTTCACACGATTCGCTGTTCGAACTGTACCGAGACGCGCGTCGGACGAGATACGCCGACGGGCGTCCGTCCCGTACAGGACGAGTGCCCGAGTTGCGGCAGCACGAGCTACGGAATTCTCTCAACGTCTTCGCGGAGTTACGCCGAGTCGGCGGCGACTGGCCAACCGGAACGCGAACACTCCTAAATCGAGGACAGAACTCAGCGGTCGTCGGTCTCTTTCAACGTCGCAATTTTTCCGGCCATGTCTTCGGTCGCTCGCGCCGCGGAGTCGCCGGTCCCCACCACGTCGATGCCGTCTTGGGTCGCCTCCCACGAGCCATCCGGTCGCTTGGTGAGGTCCACGACAGTCGAGCCGACGTACTTGCCAGTCGGTTCACGCTCGGGTCGGTCCGCTGGACGAGACATATCGACGTGTGTGAACCCACCCCACAAATAGATTACTGGTCTCGGCGGCCTGCTGAAAACGAGTATAAAAGAACACTGACAATATGTGGGTATGCCAGATGGGTGCATCGAGCAGATGGAACGCATCGCCGACCATCTGGGGGACGGGTGGGTCGTCGAAACGCTCGCCGTCGCCTCCGACGGAGTCGGCGCAACAGCGCGGTACGCGTGGACTGAAGAGTGTCACGTCGCCATCGAGTGGGCGACCGGGGCGGACGGCCAGCAGGTCACACTCGAAACGTACCACGAGTCGCCACAGACGTGGTTGGACACCGACGAAACGACGACTGGTCTCGCGGCCGACGCGATTCAGGACTGTGCGTGGTACGTCGAACAGGAACTGACCGCGCCGACGCAAGTTGGTCGATATGGAGGTTCAGAGACCGGGAGCGACCTCGGCACGTTCGACGACGACCCCATGTCGTTCGACGGTCGTTCCACGCCACGCTCCGCCCGGTTTTCGCGCGTCTGATAGCGTTTTCTTCAACTTGTTCGAAACCATTTATTAGCACCAATAGTTTTAACTAATAACAGCCCGGTAAAAGTAATAACGGCGGTCTCGGACCCGCTGTGGTTCGAACGGGACCGCCACAGAATCGCACGACAACTATCGAAGGGCGTCTCGCGGCGCGCGAGACGCCTGCCGAGAATCCATCAGCCACCACACGATGCCTAACAAACAGCTACGAGACTGGCAGAAAGTCGTAATCATGGCCTGTGCCCCGTTCTTCGGGAACCGAGCCATCTCGAAGAAGGCGAACTGCTCGGTCTGGGCCGTTCGGAAGTACCGCAAGAAGATGAAACAGCAGCGAGGAACCCTCGACATCGACGAGGACGACGACGCCGTGGTCACGCCACAGGGGATGTCGGTCCTCGACGACATCGTCGAGTCCGGTCTCGAAGAGGAACAGGGCCGTATTTAGGGTCTGACGGTCCAATTCAGTGCCCGCATTGTACTTTTTTCGGGGATAGCGAGGTTCTGAGTCACGACTTTGTTCTGAATCAGTCTGAAATCACACCGACGCGGAAAACCAGTTTATATCCTACTGTGTCTTGATTGAACCATGTCGCTCAGCAACGACGAAGAGACCGACCGAACCTACGCGGTACAGTTCGTCCTCGAAGTAGACGATAGCGCGTTCGCCGACTTCGTCCTCGACGCAGTGCCCGGCCCGGAGACCCCCGGCGTCGATGCGGCCGGGCACAAGACGTACGTAGACGAGACGGGACTCGGAAACCCAGTCGTGGGCGCGTCCGTGCCGTTCGCCGACCGAGGCGACGCCGAATCGCTGTACGAGTCCGTCCGAGAACTGGACGGCATCGACGAGTGTACCGAATCCGGCAGTTTAGCGATCCGTGAACACGGCGGCCCCGCCGCGGAGCGGTTCGAACCACCCATCGTCGCTCGGACGGCGTGCCCTAACTGACCAAACCGCATTTAGAACATGGCTAAAGTACAGTATGTGTATGTTCCACAATACGTTCCCGAGCCAGCACGGAAGTGACCGCGCATGTTGACCCACCAAGAGCGAATCAGGTTGACGAACAGTCTTCCGACCTCCTACAGCGTCACGTCCAACGGGACGACGTACACCTACGACTTCCAGACGTGGTGGGACGACGAGAGTCACACGAGAAGCTACCCCGAGGCAATTCTCGGGT
The sequence above is a segment of the Halorussus halophilus genome. Coding sequences within it:
- a CDS encoding NUDIX hydrolase; amino-acid sequence: MAAKDGTNVCEVVTNVEDDVTYVQKACAYITRNDPESATGRELLVFEGPGHEGLQIPKGTIESGEQPHTAVLREITEESGLAVGETQYLTTDVWTRRHSPPKRYVRHFFHANVDESRDHWTHTVTGEGEEVGMDFEYSWVELPASGDFALALDDYVHLLGQSS
- the leuS gene encoding leucine--tRNA ligase, with translation MTDGTGEQRERGFDHAAVEPKWQEAWDDADVFRIEDSAEDPKYVLAMFPYTSGSLHMGHVRNYTITDAYARFERLRGEAVLHPMGWDSFGLPAENAAEERDTNPRDWTMQCIDSMTEQFESMGFGYDWEREITTCEPEYYQWNQWLFNKFHEEGLVERQSAELNWCPSCETVLADEQVEGEAELCWRCDTPIEHREMDQWFITITDYADELLEALDDLDGWPANVKEMQRNWIGRQEGASVEFEIEGYGTAEIFTTRLDTIHGATFFSLSPGHPIAQDLAEENDDVAEYVERVEAADEDEIEETSGVFTGEYATNPATGEEIPVYVADYVLDDVGTGALYAVPAHDDRDHAFAEAHDIPIEQVVEPNPDADVSPDEIDVQEAAYTPDGVLVNSGEYDGLESEEARDKFVKVFDGENRTDYRLRDWGVSRQRYWGTPIPMIHCDDCGHVPVPDEDLPVELPEFVHTTGNPLDAAEDWKHVECPDCGGDAVRETDTMDTFVDSSWYFLRFVSPDLGSAPFDSERASDWMPVDQYVGGIEHAVMHLLYARLFTKVLDDIDLLEGTREPFRNLTNQGMVLGEDGNKMSKSGDNGVSPQRIIDEYGADTARLFIMEAAQPEKEFAWSPEGVQSAHSFLQNVYKLVEEYADGEVSADAEPSDHAVSEYVARELDATVAKATDEFEAFRFNHALQAVREMISLLRRYREYTTPDADTFERGLRIAVKLLSPVAPHVAEEAWNRLGEDGLVAEADWPAADAPDDYDTERQLVENTREDVRDIVDTVGIEDPQTITLAVAPEWKHRAHEIAMNADGNVVGTIMGDEELREVGSNAADFAKDLAAKSEALDEQLSPEREREALERAAWLLEREFGADVVVQDADADSNLAGKAAPGRPAIDIAE
- a CDS encoding DUF7344 domain-containing protein codes for the protein MSKSSSPSSGHRPGTGSTVDFETRFDVRSNSLRRTVISVLHEAQVLTRGELTEAVAETVDETTEGSDRQTRRRVRFSLAHNHLPRMEEAGIVEFDRKTVAATPRLDELASPRIDEFQLTQHA